The Spartobacteria bacterium genome window below encodes:
- a CDS encoding NADP-dependent isocitrate dehydrogenase: MKFDKIKAPVFGEMITMDEKGELHVPHQPVIPFIEGDGIGGDITKACMTIWNAAVEKAYNGERKIDWMEVYAGEKSCSVYGENVWLPEETLEAIRTYLVSIKGPLTTPVGGGIRSLNVALRQMLDLYVCQRPVRWFTGVPSPVKNPERTNMVIFRENSEDIYAGIEWMAGTDNAKKMIDFLINEMGVTKIRFPETSSIGIKPVSQEGTRRLVKDAIDYAIANDRASVTLVHKGNIMKFTEGGFRDWGYETAKELFGAVPLDGGPWMTMKNPKTGKDIIIKDCIADAFLQQILTRPGEYDVIATLNLNGDYISDALAACVGGIGIAPGANINYQNGTAIFEATHGTAPKYAGLDKVNPGSLALSGEMMFRYMGWTEAADLVIKGIEKTIAQKRVTYDFERLMDGATLLKCSEFAEAVAENM; encoded by the coding sequence ATGAAATTTGATAAAATTAAAGCACCGGTATTTGGCGAAATGATCACCATGGACGAGAAGGGTGAACTACATGTCCCCCATCAGCCGGTCATCCCTTTTATTGAGGGTGATGGCATCGGAGGCGACATTACTAAGGCCTGCATGACGATCTGGAATGCCGCCGTCGAAAAGGCATACAACGGCGAACGTAAAATCGACTGGATGGAAGTCTATGCCGGGGAGAAATCCTGCTCCGTCTACGGCGAAAATGTCTGGCTGCCGGAAGAAACGCTGGAAGCGATCAGAACCTATCTCGTATCCATCAAAGGCCCCCTCACCACCCCCGTCGGAGGCGGTATCCGCTCTTTAAATGTAGCTTTACGCCAAATGCTGGATCTCTATGTATGTCAGCGGCCTGTGCGCTGGTTTACCGGCGTGCCCTCCCCCGTTAAAAATCCGGAACGCACCAATATGGTGATTTTCCGCGAAAATTCAGAAGATATCTATGCGGGCATTGAATGGATGGCCGGCACCGACAATGCCAAAAAAATGATCGATTTCCTCATTAACGAAATGGGTGTGACTAAAATCCGTTTCCCGGAAACCTCCTCCATCGGCATCAAACCGGTGTCACAGGAAGGAACCCGCAGATTGGTCAAAGATGCCATTGATTATGCCATCGCCAATGACCGCGCATCGGTCACTCTGGTGCATAAAGGCAATATCATGAAATTCACCGAAGGCGGTTTCCGCGACTGGGGTTATGAAACGGCCAAAGAACTGTTTGGTGCAGTACCCCTCGATGGCGGCCCGTGGATGACCATGAAAAACCCGAAAACCGGTAAAGACATCATCATTAAGGACTGCATTGCCGACGCCTTCCTGCAGCAGATTCTAACCCGCCCCGGCGAATACGATGTCATTGCCACATTAAACCTCAACGGCGATTACATTTCCGATGCCCTCGCCGCCTGCGTCGGCGGAATCGGGATTGCCCCGGGTGCCAACATTAACTATCAGAATGGCACCGCCATTTTCGAAGCCACCCACGGAACAGCACCGAAATATGCAGGCTTGGACAAAGTCAATCCCGGCTCCCTCGCTCTCAGCGGCGAAATGATGTTCCGCTATATGGGCTGGACCGAAGCCGCCGACCTGGTTATCAAAGGTATCGAAAAAACCATCGCACAAAAACGTGTCACCTACGATTTTGAACGTCTGATGGATGGTGCCACCCTGCTCAAATGCAGCGAATTCGCTGAGGCCGTTGCAGAAAATATGTAA